DNA from Methanocalculus alkaliphilus:
TGTGGGAAGACGACACTCCTTCGTATGATCGCTGGTCTTGATACGCCGACCACTGGCTCAATCCTTGTCGAGGGGAAGCCGGTCACCGGGCCGGACCCCCGGCTTGCAATGATATTCCAGGAGTATTCGCTGTATCCCTGGCGCACCGTCCGCGCTAATGTTGCCTTTGGCCTTCAGATGCGTGGAATGGAGAAGGAAGAACGCAATCGGATTACGGACCGGTTCATCCGGCTTGTTGGCCTTGATGGGTTTGCAGATAGCTATCCATATGAGCTTTCAGGGGGGATGCGGCAGCGTGTTGCCGTGGCACGGGCGCTTGCAACTGATCCGGCTGTTCTCCTGATGGATGAGCCGTTTGGGGCCCTTGATGCCCAGACCCGAAACCGGATGCAGAAGGAGCTGCTGGAGATCTGGGAAAGTGCCAGAAAGACTGTTGTCTTCGTCACCCATAGCGTTGATGAAGCCGTCTATCTGGCGGATCGGATCATTGTCCTCTCTCCCCGGCCCGGACGCCTCTCGGCGATATATGATGTCAGCTTTTCGCGGCCTCGTGACAGGACGAGTGTTGAGTTTGCCTCGCTGCGCCGTGATGTCCTTGAACTGATTGATCACCTCGAGGAGAGTCAATAACTTTTATACCTTATACCATCCATTTTATTAAGCACGTTCTGATAGCGAGGAGTTTTTTAGCATGGTACGAAAGCCAGCAAAGATGTACAGGTCGATCTCAAAGAAGGCATATACGCGAAGGAAATATATGGGTGGTGTCCCAGGTCTCAAGATCGTCCAGTTCGATATGGGCAATCTCAGAGAGGAATTTCCTGTTGCCCTCCACCTTGAGGTGGAGGAGGCATGCCAGATCCGGCACACCGCACTTGAGGCGGCCCGTGTCAACATGAACCGCCGTCTGATGAAAGAAGTGGGAAGGAGCAACTTCCACCTCAAGCTCCGCGTCTATCCGCACCATGTTCTCAGGGAGAACAAGCAGGCGACAGGTGCTGGTGCAGACCGTGTCTCGGAAGGAATGCGGCTTGCTTTTGGAAAAGCTGTTGGAACAGCCGCCCGTGTCCAGGAGAAGCAGCGTGTCTTCACCATCTGGACGTCCCCACAGTACGTGGACAGGGCAAAGTACGCCCTTCTGCACGGCGGACACAAACTCCCCACCCCTGTCAGGGTGGTTATTGACAACTAACCCCAAATCATACTTTTTTGCATCCATTCTGTTTTATCTTCTCTCCCGTTGATAATGGGGTATGGATGCCCATGGTGTGGAAGCGCTCAGAAAGGCAGTAATGGATGCAACTCTTGCCTGTATCCATGATGCCGAGGTCTTTCTGCCACCTGATGTGAAGGAGGCGATTGATGCATCGTATGCGGCAGAGACTGATCCGGTCGCCCGCGGAGAGCTTGCGAATATTCGTGCAAATATCGAAACTGCTGAGAGATTGAACCTTCCTCTCTGCCAGGATACGGGGATCGCCGTCATCTATGTCACTGTTCCGGACAGCTTCACATTATCGAGGACAGATATCTCTTCCGCCATCAGGGAAGCGGTTCGTCTGGCTACCGATGCGGTTCCGCTCCGTCCAAACGCAGTCGATCCGCTGACACGGGAGAATAGTGGCGACAACACCGGAGTTTCGATCCCGACGATTCATTTCAGTGAAGGATCTGAACTATCCATCACCGTCCTTCCAAAAGGGGCAGGCTCGGAAAATGTATCCCGAATCGGAATGCTTCTTCCCTCTGAGGCGGGCAGCGTCGTATCATTTGTTGTTGAGACGGTCCTCCTTGCTGGTGGAAGGCCCTGCCCGCCGGTTGTCGTTGGTGTCGGCATCGGCGGAACCTTTGATCTTGCCGCAACGCTTGCCAAGGAGGCGCTTCTCCTCCCAATCGGAACGATGGATGATTTTGAGTCGGAGATCTGTGAAGCCATCAACAATCTTGGTATCGGCCCGATGGGGCTTGGAGGGGATACGACTGCACTGGCGGTGAAGGTACAGAAGGCTCACTGCCATACAGCCTCTCTCCCGGTTGCGGTGAATATTCAGTGCTGGGCCTGCCGGAGGGCAACACGGGTGGTGACCGTATGAATATCAGGACACCGCTTGGGACCGAGGTCCTCTCACTTCGTGCGGGAGATCGGGTCCTTCTCTCCGGACTCATCTATACAGCACGGGATGAGGCCCATCTGAAAATGATGGAAGCTGGTATTCCCTTTGATCCAGAAGGTGCAGCAATCTATCATTGCGGTCCGGTGATACAGGGGGAGCAGATCATCGCAGCAGGACCGACGACATCCGCACGCATGAACCATCTCACCGGATTCCTTCTTGATTCCGGTGTCCGGTGCCTCATCGGGAAAGGCGGAATGGATAGTGGTGTCCGCGAGGCTCTTCGGGGCCGTGCCGTGTATCTTGCATTCACCGGTGGGTGCGCTGCACTTGCCGCATCCCACATGAAGCTTCAGGGGGTACACTATCCGGACCTCGGCATGGCCGAGGCGGTCTGGATCATCGAGGTGACCGACCTTCCGCTCGTTGTTGGTATTGATTCGCATGGTGGTGATCTCTTCTCAAAGATTAACGATCGGGCGGGTATGCGTTTTGAAGAATGGAAGAAGAGTTCCCGGCTACAGGGATGAGTGTCCGGGGGCAAGTGCTTATTGATAATCATTAACAATATATACAGGAGGATTCCGTCGCATGAAACTGGTCATCGATGATGTACGATGTAAAGGGTGTAACCTCTGCGTGATGGTCTGCCCGTATCATATTTTTCAGGAGGGTCAGCGGCCGAACCGGCGGGGTGTTTTTGTCCCCGATCTCGATCGCCCTGAGCGATGTACGAACTGCCGTCTCTCTCAACTGTACAAACGTCGTCTCTGTGGTGTATGCCAGACGATCTGCCCCGATCAGGCGATCAAATGGGTTCCGGAGGCAAAATATGAACCTCACAAGGTGGTGATTGAGTATTGACACGTGTTGATTTCATGCAAGGGAACATCGCATCTGCAGAAGGTGCAATCGCGGCAGGATGTCGCTTCTTCGCCGGATATCCCATCACACCGTCATCTGAAGTGGCCGAACAGATGGCACGGCGCCTGCCGAAGGTCGGTGGGAAGTTCATCCAGATGGAGGATGAGATCGCGGGTATTGCGGCAACCATCGGTGGTGCCTGGACCGGTGTCCGGTCGATGACAGCGACGAGCGGCCCGGGCTTTTCACTGATGATGGAGAATATCGGATATGCCGCCTTCACCGAGACCCCCTGTGTCGTCGTGAACATCCAGCGTGGTGGCCCGTCGACCGGACAACCGACACTGGCTGCGCAGGGCGATATGCTTCAGTGCCGGTTCGGCTCACATGGTGATTACAGCACCATTGCCCTTGCACCATCGAGTGTTCAGGAGATGTTTGACCTCACCGTCAAGGCATTTAACCTCGCAGATCGCTTCCGTACCCCGACCTTCCTGATGGCAGACGAGATCATCGGCCATCTTCGGGAGCGGGTTGAGTTTCCCGATACCGTCGAGTGCATCCCCCCACGACCGATCCGTGAGGGCAAGCTTCCGTTCGAACCTGAGGAGGATCTCGTGCCTGGTTTCACGCCGTTTGGCCATGGCCACCGGGTCCATGTCACCGGTCTGACACATAACGAAAAAGGATACCCGGCATCGACTGACCCGGATCTCCATGAGAAACTGGTTATGCGGCTTATCGAGAAGGTGGAACGCGCCCGCCATGAGATTGCAGACTATGATATCCAGAACCCTGATGCCGAGGTGGTCTTCATCTCTTACGGTGTTCCGACCCGCTCTGTTCGCCAGGCGCTCCTGGATGCCCCTGAGGGTCTCTATGGTCATCTGAATCTCCGGACAGTCTGGCCGTTCCCTGAGAACCTGTTGAAGAAGTTTCCGAATGCCCGTGTCTTCCTTGTCCCTGAACTGAATATGGGGCAGATGGCACGTGAGATAGTACGCCACTGTGATCAGCCGGTCATCTCTCTCCCCCGACTTGGTGGCGAACTTCATACACCACGCTATCTGCTTGATCGAGCGGAGGAGTACCGATGACCGTTGAGGACTGGTTCAGGCATGATCGCCTCCCGCACATCTTCTGTGCAGGCTGTGGGAATGGCTCGATAATCAACAGCACCCTTGAAGCGGTCGACTCGCTCGACTGGAAGGTTGATGAGACGGTCTTCGTCTCAGGGATCGGCTGCTCATCCAGGGCACCGGGCTATATCGTGACCGATTCACTCCATACGACACATGGCCGGGCCCTTGCATTTGCAACAGGTGTGAAGATGGCCAATCATGATCTGAACGTTGTTGTCTTCACCGGTGATGGTGATCTCTCGGCAATCGGCGGGAACCACTTCATTCATGCCTGCCGGAGAAATATTGATATCACCGTCATCTGTATGAACAATCAGATCTACGGGATGACTGGTGGTCAGGGCAGCCCGTGTACACCAACAGGCGCCCTCTCAACAACGACACCGTACGGAATGGATGAAGCCGCGTTTGATCTCTGTGAACTCGCCACAGCAGCCGGGGCGAACTTCGTCTCCCGCTGGACCTCGTACCATGTCCGGGAACTGACACGGGCCATCAGATACGGTCTTCAGAAGCCGGGCCTCTCCTTCATCGAGGTGATGGTCCAATGCCCCACCAACTATGGCAGAAGAAACCGGCTCCGTGATGTTGAGGCGATGATATCGGTGATGCGGGATAATGCCATCCTCAAAGAGAAGTATGATCGCCTCGTTACAGAAAGAAAACCGATCCCTGAAGGGAGCTTTGTCGTGGGAACGCTGACGGATCGGAACCTCCCGGCCCTGGGGGTGAGACGATGAAACATGAAGTGAAGTTTACTGGCTTTGGGGGGCAGGGAATTGTCCTCTCTGCCGTTGTCGTTGGTCGTGCTGCGACGATGTACGATGGAAAACATGCAATTCAGTCACAGAGCTATGGTCCTGAAGCCCGGGGTGGGACATCTTCAAGCACGGTGATCATCAGTGATGAGCCGATCCAGTATCCGAAGGTTCTTGAACCGACGATCTATGTCATCATGTCAGAGGCAGGCTTTCTGAAGTTTGGGGCTCATGCATCATCCGAAGCTGTGATGATCCTCGATTCGGGAATGGTTCAGTCAAGGCCTGCATTTCCGTGTGTTGAGATCCCAGCCACCATCAAGTCAAAGGAGATTCTGGGTAAACCGATATTCGCCAACATCATCATGCTTGGAGCACTCGTTGCGGCAACCGGTGTCGTCTCAGAGGAGGCGATGCAGAAGGCGGTGCTTGATACCGTTCCAAAGGGAACCGAGGATCTCAATATAAAGGCACTTCGCCTTGGAATTGAGCTGGCATCAGGTGGAGGTAACCATGAAGCTGCTTGAATATGAGGCAAAAGAAGTCTTTTCACACTATGGCATACCAATACCCGTCGGTATCCTGATTCGCTCTCCGGAAGAGGCAGAGGAAGCCTGCCGCTCTGTTGGCGGTTCAGTCGCACTGAAGGCGCAGGTTGATGTCGGAGGAAGGGGGAAAGCCGGCGGTATTCTGATGGCAACAACAGATGATGCCGTTTCGGTTGCCACCGATCTCTTTGGAAAGGAGATTAAGGGAATCCCGGTCAGGGAGGTCCTTGTCGAGGAGCGCCTGACAATCGAGAAAGAATACTTCATCTCAATTGCTATCGATCGGAGCAGCCGATCTCCGATCATCCTCTTTGCAGAAGCAGGGGGGGTCGAGATCGAGACAACTGCCGGTGAACAACCCGGCGCTGTTCGGACGGCCCATGTCTCTCCCCTCTTCACAGAGGTTCCCGGTTTCATCCTGAGATATCTGACAAAAGGATGTGAGAAGGAGATAGCAACTGTTATATCTTCATTATACCGGGCGTTTCGTGAGAAAGACGCTCTTCTTGCAGAGATAAATCCCCTTGCCATCACCGGATCGGGTGTCATCGCAGCTGATGCCAAACTGATCATTGATGATAACGCACTGACGCGTCAGGGGATTACAGAAAATCGTGATCTGACCGAGCGGGAGGCGAAGGCTGAGCAGTATGGCTTCTCATACGTTGAACTTGACGGCGCGATCGGTGTCATCGGCAACGGTGCCGGCCTGACGATGTCAACCCTTGACCTGATTGCCCATCATCAGGGATCCGCTGCCAACTTCCTTGATGTGGGCGGTGGTGCAGGGTCAGAGCGGGTGATGCAGGCAGTTCAGCTTGTGGCATCTGTTCCTTCCGTCAGGGTCATCATTGTCAATCTTCTTGGCGGCATCACGCGGTGTGATGAGGTTGCCCGCGGCATCCTTGCTGCCGGTGTCTCCCAGAAAGTGATTGTACGGCTTGCCGGAACGAATGAGACGGAAGGGCGTGCTCTCCTCGAAGGAGCAGGATATATGATGCTTGATACGATGGAAGATGCCGTTCGTGCAGCGGTTTTGGAGGTATCAGCATGATCTATGGTGATAAGCATACCCGGGTTCTCGTTCAGGGTGCAACCGGAAACCAGGGCGCGTTCCATATCGATCTCATGAACCGGTATGCCCGTGAGGTTGGTGGTGCGGGTGTCGTTGCCGGAGTGACACCGGGAAAAGGCGGTCGTGAAGTACATGGCCTCCCGGTGTATGACACCGTCCGTGAAGCTGTGGCCCTCCATGACACCACGGCCTCGGTCATCTTTGTCCCTGCAGGGGCTGCAGCAGATTCGATCATGGAGGCGGCAGATGCCGGTATCAGTACCATCGTTGCCATCACCGAACATATTCCCGTCCATGATGTGATGCGGGCGGTTGCGTATGCACGGTCCTGCGGTTCGGCAGTAATCGGGCCGAACTGCCCCGGCCTCCTCTCTCCGGGAGAATGTAAACTGGGGATTATGCCGGCGCCACTCTTCAGACGAGGTCCTGTCGGTGTGATATCCCGTAGTGGCACCCTCACGTACGAGGTTGTTGATGAGTTATCGCGTGCAGGCATAGGCCAGAGTACTGTGGTCGGGATTGGTGGTGATCCCGTCATCGGGGAGACCTTCGTCGATTGTATAGAGCGCTTCAGTGCTGATCCTGAGACGAAAGCAGCCATTCTCATCGGGGAGGTAGGCGGTGCACTTGAGATAGAGGGTGCAGAAGCCGCACTCTCGCTTGGCCTCCCTCTTGTCGCATATATTGCAGGTGTTTCCGCACCGAAGGAGAAACGGATGGGCCATGCAGGTGCAATCATTGAAGGGGGTGAAGGGGATGCTGCCTCGAAGATCAGGAGGCTGGAATCAATGGGAATACCTGTGGCTCATCGCCCCTCTGAACTTCCAGGATGTATCTCTGATCTGCTATGAGTACCC
Protein-coding regions in this window:
- a CDS encoding ABC transporter ATP-binding protein; the protein is MTVVIQNVGKIFETRTRDPVIALDDISFEIQKGEFIAILGPSGCGKTTLLRMIAGLDTPTTGSILVEGKPVTGPDPRLAMIFQEYSLYPWRTVRANVAFGLQMRGMEKEERNRITDRFIRLVGLDGFADSYPYELSGGMRQRVAVARALATDPAVLLMDEPFGALDAQTRNRMQKELLEIWESARKTVVFVTHSVDEAVYLADRIIVLSPRPGRLSAIYDVSFSRPRDRTSVEFASLRRDVLELIDHLEESQ
- a CDS encoding 50S ribosomal protein L16, with translation MVRKPAKMYRSISKKAYTRRKYMGGVPGLKIVQFDMGNLREEFPVALHLEVEEACQIRHTALEAARVNMNRRLMKEVGRSNFHLKLRVYPHHVLRENKQATGAGADRVSEGMRLAFGKAVGTAARVQEKQRVFTIWTSPQYVDRAKYALLHGGHKLPTPVRVVIDN
- a CDS encoding fumarate hydratase, coding for MDAHGVEALRKAVMDATLACIHDAEVFLPPDVKEAIDASYAAETDPVARGELANIRANIETAERLNLPLCQDTGIAVIYVTVPDSFTLSRTDISSAIREAVRLATDAVPLRPNAVDPLTRENSGDNTGVSIPTIHFSEGSELSITVLPKGAGSENVSRIGMLLPSEAGSVVSFVVETVLLAGGRPCPPVVVGVGIGGTFDLAATLAKEALLLPIGTMDDFESEICEAINNLGIGPMGLGGDTTALAVKVQKAHCHTASLPVAVNIQCWACRRATRVVTV
- a CDS encoding FumA C-terminus/TtdB family hydratase beta subunit; translated protein: MNIRTPLGTEVLSLRAGDRVLLSGLIYTARDEAHLKMMEAGIPFDPEGAAIYHCGPVIQGEQIIAAGPTTSARMNHLTGFLLDSGVRCLIGKGGMDSGVREALRGRAVYLAFTGGCAALAASHMKLQGVHYPDLGMAEAVWIIEVTDLPLVVGIDSHGGDLFSKINDRAGMRFEEWKKSSRLQG
- a CDS encoding 4Fe-4S dicluster domain-containing protein, with the protein product MKLVIDDVRCKGCNLCVMVCPYHIFQEGQRPNRRGVFVPDLDRPERCTNCRLSQLYKRRLCGVCQTICPDQAIKWVPEAKYEPHKVVIEY
- a CDS encoding 2-oxoacid:acceptor oxidoreductase subunit alpha is translated as MTRVDFMQGNIASAEGAIAAGCRFFAGYPITPSSEVAEQMARRLPKVGGKFIQMEDEIAGIAATIGGAWTGVRSMTATSGPGFSLMMENIGYAAFTETPCVVVNIQRGGPSTGQPTLAAQGDMLQCRFGSHGDYSTIALAPSSVQEMFDLTVKAFNLADRFRTPTFLMADEIIGHLRERVEFPDTVECIPPRPIREGKLPFEPEEDLVPGFTPFGHGHRVHVTGLTHNEKGYPASTDPDLHEKLVMRLIEKVERARHEIADYDIQNPDAEVVFISYGVPTRSVRQALLDAPEGLYGHLNLRTVWPFPENLLKKFPNARVFLVPELNMGQMAREIVRHCDQPVISLPRLGGELHTPRYLLDRAEEYR
- a CDS encoding thiamine pyrophosphate-dependent enzyme, translating into MTVEDWFRHDRLPHIFCAGCGNGSIINSTLEAVDSLDWKVDETVFVSGIGCSSRAPGYIVTDSLHTTHGRALAFATGVKMANHDLNVVVFTGDGDLSAIGGNHFIHACRRNIDITVICMNNQIYGMTGGQGSPCTPTGALSTTTPYGMDEAAFDLCELATAAGANFVSRWTSYHVRELTRAIRYGLQKPGLSFIEVMVQCPTNYGRRNRLRDVEAMISVMRDNAILKEKYDRLVTERKPIPEGSFVVGTLTDRNLPALGVRR
- a CDS encoding 2-oxoacid:acceptor oxidoreductase family protein, producing the protein MKHEVKFTGFGGQGIVLSAVVVGRAATMYDGKHAIQSQSYGPEARGGTSSSTVIISDEPIQYPKVLEPTIYVIMSEAGFLKFGAHASSEAVMILDSGMVQSRPAFPCVEIPATIKSKEILGKPIFANIIMLGALVAATGVVSEEAMQKAVLDTVPKGTEDLNIKALRLGIELASGGGNHEAA
- a CDS encoding succinate--CoA ligase subunit beta, whose amino-acid sequence is MKLLEYEAKEVFSHYGIPIPVGILIRSPEEAEEACRSVGGSVALKAQVDVGGRGKAGGILMATTDDAVSVATDLFGKEIKGIPVREVLVEERLTIEKEYFISIAIDRSSRSPIILFAEAGGVEIETTAGEQPGAVRTAHVSPLFTEVPGFILRYLTKGCEKEIATVISSLYRAFREKDALLAEINPLAITGSGVIAADAKLIIDDNALTRQGITENRDLTEREAKAEQYGFSYVELDGAIGVIGNGAGLTMSTLDLIAHHQGSAANFLDVGGGAGSERVMQAVQLVASVPSVRVIIVNLLGGITRCDEVARGILAAGVSQKVIVRLAGTNETEGRALLEGAGYMMLDTMEDAVRAAVLEVSA
- the sucD gene encoding succinate--CoA ligase subunit alpha; this encodes MIYGDKHTRVLVQGATGNQGAFHIDLMNRYAREVGGAGVVAGVTPGKGGREVHGLPVYDTVREAVALHDTTASVIFVPAGAAADSIMEAADAGISTIVAITEHIPVHDVMRAVAYARSCGSAVIGPNCPGLLSPGECKLGIMPAPLFRRGPVGVISRSGTLTYEVVDELSRAGIGQSTVVGIGGDPVIGETFVDCIERFSADPETKAAILIGEVGGALEIEGAEAALSLGLPLVAYIAGVSAPKEKRMGHAGAIIEGGEGDAASKIRRLESMGIPVAHRPSELPGCISDLL